TCAAAATATTCGCTACATTATGGCGAATATTGGTTTGTTGTATTTTTAGTATGTTGTAAAATAAATGATAATAAGATGACTATTATTTTTCCTTCACCCATCTTCGGCCCTGTTCATTCCCGCCGCTTGGGTGTTTCTTTGGGAATTAACTTACTACCGGATGACGGTAAAGTTTGTTCATTCGACTGCATTTACTGCGAATGTGGTTTCAATGCCGAACATCGTACGAAGAAACTTCTTCCTACCCGTGAAGAAGTCCGCACAGCTCTTGAAGAGAAACTGAAAGATATGCAGGCCAATGGTCCTGCCCCTGATGTACTGACATTTGCCGGAAACGGTGAGCCGACTGCGCATCCCCATTTCCCGGAAATCATAGAAGATACGCTTGCACTCCGTGATACCTATTTTCCGAAAGCGAAAGTGAGTGTATTAAGCAATTCTACGTTTATCGACCGTCCCGCTGTCTTTGATGCACTGAATAAGATTGATAATAATATTCTGAAATTGGATACGGTGGACGAAGAATATATCCATCAATTAGACCGTCCGAACGGAAAATATTCCGTGAAGAAGGTTATTGAGAAAATGAAAGAATTCAAGGGAAACTGTATCGTACAAACAATGTTCCTGAAAGGTGGTTATCAGGGAAAAGATATGGATAATACATCTGATAAATATGTACTTCCCTGGATAGAAGCAGTCAAAGAAATTGCTCCTAGACAAGTGATGATATATACGATTGACCGTGAAACGCCCGACCATGATTTGCAGAAAGCTACTCATGAAGAATTAGACCGGATTGTCGCTTTACTGGAAAAAGAGGGTATTTCGGCAACAGCTTCTTATTAGCATGTGACTGTTTATTCATAATTGCACGGTTTTGAGCTAATTGATGTGATTCTCTCACTACTATAAAGTTTAAAAGTGTGCAAGTATCTGCAACGCTGCAACAAAACGGGGACAATGTATTATCTAATAGATAGTTACAGTGTTGCAGATACCTGTTGCAGATGGTGGCAGATAGCTTTTATCTGCCACACTGTATAAAACAATAAATCTTTTATTGCAAACGGTACAATCATATATATGAAACAATGGTTCCCTACATCGAAACTCCCGTTCCCAGGCTGGAAATTGCAGTATCCGCGTATGGAAACGAGAGTATCCGCGTAGGGAAATTGGAGTTTCTGAGTATAGATACTCCAGTTTCCCTATGCGGATACTGACATTAATGTAATGCCACCGGCTTTTCCTTAAAGGGATATCTGCCCGTAACTACACGATACTTTTAAACTTTATAGTAGCAATTAGACTCATCTTAATACAGATTAGTTCATTTCTGCATCGAAATGAGCTAAACAGTGTTATAATGAAGTAAATAATATTAGTACGTAACAATGGGAAATTAATTAAGGAATAGTGACAGCAGATATAAATTCTTTCGTAAATATTTTAATGCTGCTGTCATATGATATTCTACTGTCTTTTCACTGATTGATAATTGTTCGGCAATTTGTTTATACGTCAAATGTTGT
The DNA window shown above is from Bacteroides faecium and carries:
- a CDS encoding radical SAM protein, giving the protein MTIIFPSPIFGPVHSRRLGVSLGINLLPDDGKVCSFDCIYCECGFNAEHRTKKLLPTREEVRTALEEKLKDMQANGPAPDVLTFAGNGEPTAHPHFPEIIEDTLALRDTYFPKAKVSVLSNSTFIDRPAVFDALNKIDNNILKLDTVDEEYIHQLDRPNGKYSVKKVIEKMKEFKGNCIVQTMFLKGGYQGKDMDNTSDKYVLPWIEAVKEIAPRQVMIYTIDRETPDHDLQKATHEELDRIVALLEKEGISATASY